Genomic window (Verrucomicrobiota bacterium):
GCGCCCGCTAGAAGCAAGAGCTCGTCCAGCCGGACCAAGCCCAGGCCCGCCCCCCCACCGGGCGGTCATTCCGTCCCTTGGCCGAAAGGTGGGGCAAAAGGCAGCCGCGGACGAAGCGATTGGCTGGTTTTCAGCCCTTTCATGGGATTGCGCAGCACCGCGGGTCCCCCGGGGCCCTCCTCCTCGTCTTCCACCCAAATGGCCTTCTGGAACTGCCGTCGGATGGCGGCCACCGGCTCGGTTTCGGCACTCTCGAGCTGTCTCTCCACCTCCGGCGAATCGCTGAAGAGGCGCTCAATGAGCGGCTTCCGCGGTTTGGCCATGAAGCCCACCATGGCCCGCCCCGCCCCGTAGCCCTTGACCAGGATCTCGAAGGGGAAGTAGGTCAGCTTCCGGAGTCCGGCCACGTTCGAGACGTGCGTGACCGCCTTGCGGGTTTCATGGAAAAGCACACTCAGCCCCAGCTTCTCCTCGGACTTGCTAGGTTCTCTCACAAAGGCCAAGCGGTGCATGGCGTAGGCGCCCAAAATCGCCGACAGGAGAAAAACGAAGTCCAGCCCGCGGAGATTGAAGGCCGGCACGGAGAACTCCTGGCCATCCGCCACCTCCGTGTAGGTAAAGCCCATCTTGAACTCTCGCATTTCAAAAAAATCCCCCAGCAAGCCGCCCACGAGCGGTCCCAGGGTGGCCGCGATGCCTGCCACCACCGTGTTGGAGGCCAGGTAAGCGGTCGCTTTGCCCTTGGGCGCGCTTTTGAGGGCCAGCGTTCCCACGCAGAGATTGACCCCGGCCGTGGAAATGCCCACCAGCACATGGATGAGAATGAGGAGCGCTAAGGTGTAATCGTGCTTCTCAGGAAAGGTGGTGAAGGGCCAGAGCAGCACGCTGAAAAAGAACAACTGCCCGGCCACCAGGAGGGCGCTTCGGTTGTTCCACCGGTCCGCCAAATCCCCCCAGATGCGGAAGAAAAAGACGTTCACAAACTGGCTCGTGACCGCCAGGAAAATGACCGTCGAAATGGGCATCCCCAGATTCTTCAGGAGATAGACCCCGAAGAAGGCGGCCGACATATTGAGGGCGAAATTCCACGGACCGGTGAAAAAGAGGAGCTTGCGGAAATCAGCCGAGCGAAAAGGCTCTGCCAGCATCTTCCAGGGACTGGTGGTCGTGCTCGGCTCCGGCTTGGGCTCGGGCGTGCGACAGAGAAAAATCGAACCACTGATGCCGACCAAGCCGGCCACCCCGAAGACCAAACTGTAGGGAAGAATTTCGCTCCCCGTCCAGGCCTTGAGGGGCGCGATCCCGAAGGAAGCCGCCAGCGTGAGAATGGCCCCGGCGAAGGTGATGACCGCCCAGCGTTTCCCAAAGAACTTCCCAAACCGTTCCTCGGGGATGAGATCGCGAATCCACGAATTGTAAGCGCACCCGGCCGGCACACTGAGGGCGAAATACCAGAAAAGCAGCCCGACCAGCATGGGCACCCGGGCCGGCTCGGGGAAGAGAAAGGGGAGAAAGGGCACCACCAGCCAGGCCGACCGCGCCACAATGACCGGGATGACCACCAGCGCCTTGCGATTGCGGAACTTTTCCACCAAGAGAATGCTCGGAATCTGCAAGAGCTGGCAAAGCGGCATGATGGCCGCGAAAAAACCGATCACGAAGTTGGAAGCACCGAGCTGGAGAGCGAAGGCCACCAGAAAGGCCCCGCCCGTCAGCACTCCCATTGTCTGGGAACAGATTCCGTCGTAGATCAGGTTCTTGAGCCCCTTCTCCAAGTCAGCCTCCTCGATCCGGTCCCGCTGACGAAACAACTTCTTCATGATAGGGTCATTGTGCAGAAATCGGGCCGAGCCCAGTCCTTTCTCAAGAGCAGCAAGCAGTTCACCATGAACCAACAAGAGCGCTTGGCGGCAGCCGAAACCGTGGTGGAAGAAGTCTTGCGAGAACTGCCCGAAGAGCTGCGCCAAGCAGCC
Coding sequences:
- a CDS encoding MFS transporter; amino-acid sequence: MKKLFRQRDRIEEADLEKGLKNLIYDGICSQTMGVLTGGAFLVAFALQLGASNFVIGFFAAIMPLCQLLQIPSILLVEKFRNRKALVVIPVIVARSAWLVVPFLPFLFPEPARVPMLVGLLFWYFALSVPAGCAYNSWIRDLIPEERFGKFFGKRWAVITFAGAILTLAASFGIAPLKAWTGSEILPYSLVFGVAGLVGISGSIFLCRTPEPKPEPSTTTSPWKMLAEPFRSADFRKLLFFTGPWNFALNMSAAFFGVYLLKNLGMPISTVIFLAVTSQFVNVFFFRIWGDLADRWNNRSALLVAGQLFFFSVLLWPFTTFPEKHDYTLALLILIHVLVGISTAGVNLCVGTLALKSAPKGKATAYLASNTVVAGIAATLGPLVGGLLGDFFEMREFKMGFTYTEVADGQEFSVPAFNLRGLDFVFLLSAILGAYAMHRLAFVREPSKSEEKLGLSVLFHETRKAVTHVSNVAGLRKLTYFPFEILVKGYGAGRAMVGFMAKPRKPLIERLFSDSPEVERQLESAETEPVAAIRRQFQKAIWVEDEEEGPGGPAVLRNPMKGLKTSQSLRPRLPFAPPFGQGTE